From Juglans regia cultivar Chandler chromosome 8, Walnut 2.0, whole genome shotgun sequence, the proteins below share one genomic window:
- the LOC108997993 gene encoding glutaredoxin-C13-like: protein MDKVTRLASENGIVIFSKSSCCMCYAVKILFSELRVSPTVHEIDQDPEGMEMGNALMMLGCNAPVPAVFIGGTLVGSTNEVMSLHLKGSLIPLLKPYAALA from the coding sequence ATGGACAAGGTGACAAGATTGGCTTCAGAGAATGGGATAGTGATATTCAGCAAAAGCTCCTGTTGCATGTGTTATGCAGTCAAAATTCTATTTTCTGAGCTCAGGGTGAGCCCCACGGTTCATGAGATTGACCAAGACCCTGAAGGCATGGAAATGGGGAACGCTCTCATGATGTTGGGTTGTAATGCACCTGTGCCAGCTGTATTCATTGGAGGAACACTGGTCGGATCCACCAATGAAGTCATGTCCCTCCATTTAAAAGGCTCGTTGATTCCATTACTGAAGCCTTATGCAGCTTTAGCTTAA
- the LOC108997992 gene encoding glutaredoxin-C11-like: MDRVKDLASKKAAVIFTKSSCCMCHSIKQLFYELGASPAIHELDQVSNGKEMEYALRGLGCNPSVPAVFIGGKYVGSAKDIISLHVDGSLKQMLIDAKAIWF, translated from the coding sequence ATGGATAGGGTAAAAGATTTGGCATCAAAGAAGGCTGCTGTGATATTCACCAAGAGCTCATGTTGCATGTGCCACAGCATCAAACAACTCTTCTATGAGCTTGGTGCCAGCCCTGCAATTCATGAGCTTGACCAAGTTAGCAATGGGAAGGAAATGGAGTATGCTCTACGAGGGCTAGGATGTAATCCCTCAGTCCCAGCTGTGTTCATAGGAGGAAAGTATGTAGGCTCAGCAAAAGACATCATATCCCTCCATGTTGATGGGTCTCTCAAACAAATGCTCATAGATGCCAAGGCCATCTGGTTCTAG